In Ilumatobacter fluminis, the following proteins share a genomic window:
- the typA gene encoding translational GTPase TypA yields MHVDTPHLTGHGPARRDDLRNLAIVAHVDHGKTTLVDSLLKQAGTFSAHESIAERVMDSNDLEREKGITILAKNTSVRWGGVTLNIVDTPGHADFGGEVERALTMVDGIVLLVDAAEGPLPQTRFVLRKALGYDMPVILVINKIDRPDARVKEVVDEAYELFMDLDASDEQLDFPIVYCSGRDGWASLDENTAHDESLRGDSLAPLCDVILDTIPSPAYTPDAPLQAWVTNLDANQYVGRLALCRVIEGTIEKGKQVAWCRLDGTIQRTKVAELFLTEQLTRVPVDSAGPGDLVAVAGIEEITIGETLADAENPVPLPRITVDEPALSMTIGINTSPLAGKDGSKMTARLVKNRLDAELVGNVSLRVNPTDRPDAWEVQARGELQLAVLIENMRREGFELTVGKPEVVTKDVDGKRHEPVERVTIDVPEEHLGAVTQLLAQRKGRMENMVNHGLGWVRLEYLVPARGLIGFRTEFLTETRGTGVVSHIFEGYEPWHGDIRARERGSLVADRQGPATTYAMINLQDRATMMVGPGTIVYQGMIVGENSRAGDMDVNICREKKLTNMRASSSDETVKLTPHRVLSLEHALEFIAADECVEVTPKHIRLRKVFLDPHDRVKAARAAN; encoded by the coding sequence ATGCATGTCGACACCCCTCACCTCACCGGCCACGGGCCGGCTCGTCGCGACGATCTCCGGAACCTCGCCATCGTCGCCCACGTCGACCATGGCAAGACCACGCTCGTCGACAGCCTCCTGAAGCAGGCCGGCACCTTTAGCGCCCACGAGTCGATCGCCGAACGGGTCATGGACTCGAACGATCTCGAGCGCGAGAAGGGCATCACCATCCTCGCGAAGAACACATCGGTCCGCTGGGGCGGCGTGACGCTCAACATCGTCGACACGCCGGGCCACGCCGACTTCGGTGGCGAGGTCGAGCGTGCCCTCACGATGGTCGACGGCATCGTCCTGCTGGTCGACGCCGCCGAAGGCCCGCTCCCGCAGACGCGCTTCGTGCTGCGCAAGGCGCTCGGCTACGACATGCCGGTCATCCTGGTCATCAACAAGATCGACCGTCCCGACGCCCGGGTGAAAGAGGTCGTCGACGAGGCGTACGAGCTGTTCATGGACCTCGACGCCAGCGACGAACAGCTCGACTTCCCGATCGTCTACTGCTCGGGTCGTGACGGCTGGGCATCGCTCGACGAGAACACCGCCCACGACGAGTCGCTGCGTGGCGACTCGCTGGCCCCGCTGTGCGACGTCATCCTCGACACGATCCCGTCGCCGGCCTACACCCCCGATGCTCCGCTGCAGGCCTGGGTGACCAACCTCGACGCCAACCAGTACGTCGGCCGCCTCGCCTTGTGCCGTGTCATCGAAGGCACCATCGAGAAGGGCAAGCAGGTCGCTTGGTGCCGCCTCGACGGCACGATCCAGCGCACCAAGGTGGCCGAGCTGTTCCTCACCGAACAGCTGACCCGCGTCCCGGTCGACTCCGCCGGACCCGGCGACCTGGTCGCCGTCGCCGGCATCGAGGAGATCACGATCGGCGAGACCCTCGCCGACGCCGAGAACCCGGTCCCGTTGCCTCGCATCACCGTCGACGAGCCGGCACTGTCGATGACGATCGGTATCAACACCTCGCCGCTCGCCGGCAAGGACGGCTCGAAGATGACCGCCCGCCTGGTGAAGAACCGGCTCGACGCCGAACTCGTCGGCAACGTGTCGCTGCGCGTCAACCCGACCGATCGCCCGGACGCCTGGGAAGTCCAGGCCCGTGGCGAACTCCAGCTCGCCGTGCTGATCGAGAACATGCGGCGCGAGGGCTTCGAGCTCACCGTCGGCAAGCCCGAGGTCGTCACGAAGGACGTCGACGGCAAGCGCCACGAGCCCGTCGAACGGGTCACCATCGACGTGCCCGAAGAACACCTCGGTGCGGTCACCCAGCTGCTCGCGCAGCGCAAGGGCCGCATGGAGAACATGGTCAACCACGGCCTCGGCTGGGTGCGCCTCGAGTACCTCGTTCCGGCACGCGGCCTGATCGGCTTCCGAACCGAGTTCCTCACCGAGACGCGTGGCACCGGCGTCGTCAGTCACATCTTCGAGGGCTACGAGCCCTGGCACGGCGACATCCGCGCCCGCGAACGCGGCTCGCTGGTCGCCGACCGCCAGGGCCCGGCGACCACCTACGCGATGATCAACCTGCAGGACCGGGCGACGATGATGGTCGGGCCGGGCACGATCGTCTATCAGGGCATGATCGTCGGGGAGAACTCGCGTGCGGGCGACATGGACGTCAACATCTGCCGTGAGAAGAAGCTCACCAACATGCGTGCGTCGTCGTCCGACGAGACGGTCAAGCTCACCCCGCACCGTGTGCTGTCGCTCGAGCACGCGCTCGAGTTCATCGCCGCCGACGAGTGCGTCGAGGTCACGCCGAAGCACATCCGCCTGCGCAAGGTCTTCCTCGACCCGCACGACCGGGTGAAAGCGGCCCGCGCCGCCAACTGA
- a CDS encoding MarR family winged helix-turn-helix transcriptional regulator: MTSIDERNESAGLRVDPISLAHDNWSAAGWGDVADGMALVTSIMRVQQLMLARVEAVLRPFELTFARFEVLMLLHFSGRGSMPVGKIGERLQVHPASVTNAVQRLAAAGLVERSTNPDDGRSVLAAITTTGRDLALEAAEALNRDVFADVGVDAGDRVTLFGQLADWRAAHGDFSPDQGR, encoded by the coding sequence GTGACGTCGATCGACGAACGCAACGAATCCGCCGGTCTCCGCGTCGACCCGATCTCCTTGGCGCACGACAACTGGTCGGCGGCGGGGTGGGGCGACGTCGCCGACGGCATGGCGCTCGTCACCTCGATCATGCGGGTGCAACAGCTGATGCTGGCCCGTGTCGAGGCGGTCCTCCGACCGTTCGAACTCACCTTCGCCCGATTCGAAGTGTTGATGCTGCTGCACTTCAGCGGTCGCGGTTCGATGCCGGTCGGCAAGATCGGGGAACGGCTCCAGGTGCACCCGGCGAGTGTCACGAACGCCGTCCAGCGACTCGCCGCTGCCGGCCTGGTGGAGCGCAGCACCAACCCCGACGACGGACGGAGCGTGCTGGCCGCGATCACGACGACCGGCCGCGACCTGGCGCTCGAGGCGGCCGAGGCGTTGAACCGTGACGTGTTCGCCGACGTGGGCGTCGACGCGGGCGACCGGGTCACCCTGTTCGGGCAGCTCGCCGACTGGCGCGCGGCGCACGGCGATTTCTCTCCTGACCAGGGGAGATGA
- a CDS encoding acyl-CoA mutase large subunit family protein: protein MATNRERWQEAFDSSKLRDTPYETMSGIPLDPVYGPDDGEFPGQYPYTRGPYASMYRSKLWTMRMFAGFGTADDTNWRFKEIIKSGGTGLSTAFDMPTLLGIDSDDPMALGEVGRCGVAVDTLADMADLYRDIDLGEITTSMTINSPAAVIFAMFVAQAEQAGIARERLGGTLQNDILKEYQAQKEFVFPPRQSMRLVRDTIAFTAAEMPRWHSISISGYHIREAGSTAAEELAFTLANGFAYVELAKEAGLAVDSFAPRLSFFFNAHIDFFEEIAKYRAARRIWARWLKERYGAENERSMQLRFHTQTAGVSLTAQQPEVNIVRTAIEALAGVLGGTQSLHTNSMDEALALPTEKAARIALRTQQVIAHETNVAHVADPLGGSDYVEALTDEMERRAEALFAELDEMGDGSMLEGAIRGIEENWFQGKIADSAFELERKLNKGERITVGVNGFTDGNDDDQLELLKITNEDEQRQRKRLDVVRQDRDSDAVAAALARVKTEAADPEVNLMPALIDAVKTYATLGEIMHALEDEFGRHVEVPTI from the coding sequence ATGGCGACCAATCGCGAACGCTGGCAGGAGGCCTTCGACTCGTCGAAGCTCCGCGACACGCCGTACGAGACCATGTCGGGCATCCCGCTCGATCCGGTGTACGGCCCCGACGACGGGGAGTTCCCGGGCCAGTACCCGTACACCCGCGGCCCGTACGCGTCGATGTACCGCTCGAAGTTGTGGACGATGCGCATGTTCGCCGGCTTCGGCACCGCCGACGACACGAACTGGCGCTTCAAGGAGATCATCAAGTCGGGCGGTACCGGCTTGTCGACGGCGTTCGACATGCCGACCCTCCTCGGCATCGACTCCGACGATCCGATGGCGCTCGGCGAGGTCGGTCGGTGCGGCGTTGCCGTCGACACGTTGGCCGACATGGCCGACCTCTACCGCGACATCGATCTCGGCGAGATCACCACGTCGATGACGATCAACTCCCCCGCGGCCGTCATCTTCGCGATGTTCGTCGCCCAGGCCGAACAGGCGGGTATCGCCCGCGAGCGGCTCGGCGGCACGCTGCAGAACGACATCCTGAAGGAATACCAGGCGCAGAAGGAGTTCGTGTTCCCGCCCCGCCAGTCGATGCGGCTGGTCCGCGACACGATTGCGTTCACGGCGGCCGAGATGCCTCGCTGGCACAGCATCTCCATCTCCGGCTACCACATCCGAGAAGCGGGCTCCACCGCGGCCGAAGAGCTGGCGTTCACCTTGGCCAACGGGTTCGCCTACGTCGAACTGGCGAAGGAGGCCGGTCTGGCAGTCGATTCGTTCGCTCCCCGCCTGAGCTTCTTCTTCAACGCCCACATCGACTTCTTCGAAGAGATCGCGAAGTATCGGGCGGCGCGCCGCATCTGGGCCCGGTGGCTCAAGGAGCGGTACGGGGCCGAGAACGAACGCTCGATGCAGCTCCGCTTCCACACCCAGACGGCGGGTGTGTCGCTCACCGCGCAGCAGCCCGAGGTCAACATCGTCCGCACGGCGATCGAGGCGCTCGCCGGGGTCCTCGGTGGCACCCAGTCGCTGCACACGAACTCGATGGACGAGGCGCTCGCGCTCCCGACCGAGAAGGCGGCTCGCATCGCGCTGCGCACTCAGCAGGTCATCGCCCACGAGACGAACGTGGCCCACGTCGCCGACCCGCTCGGTGGCAGCGATTACGTCGAGGCACTCACCGACGAGATGGAACGTCGAGCCGAGGCGCTGTTCGCCGAACTCGACGAGATGGGCGACGGGTCGATGCTCGAAGGGGCGATCCGGGGAATCGAGGAGAACTGGTTCCAGGGCAAGATCGCCGACTCGGCGTTCGAGCTCGAACGCAAGCTCAACAAGGGCGAGCGCATCACGGTCGGCGTGAACGGCTTCACCGACGGCAACGACGACGACCAGCTCGAGTTGCTGAAGATCACGAACGAGGACGAACAGCGTCAGCGCAAGCGTCTCGACGTCGTCCGACAGGACCGAGACTCCGATGCGGTCGCCGCGGCACTCGCCCGAGTGAAGACCGAGGCGGCCGACCCCGAGGTCAACCTGATGCCTGCGCTGATCGACGCCGTGAAGACGTATGCCACGCTGGGCGAGATCATGCACGCCCTCGAAGACGAGTTCGGCCGCCACGTCGAAGTGCCGACCATCTGA
- a CDS encoding cobalamin B12-binding domain-containing protein, whose translation MHAGRILVAKVGLDGHDRGIKVVARILRDAGYEVIYTGLFQTPETVAAAAVDEDVDAVGLSMLSGAHMTLAPLVVEAIRARGADIPVIVGGIVPDSDLDELAAAGVGTVLTPGATADEIVASVGRALAGAQ comes from the coding sequence ATGCACGCAGGACGCATTCTCGTCGCCAAGGTCGGCCTCGACGGCCACGATCGCGGCATCAAGGTCGTGGCTCGAATCCTCCGCGACGCCGGCTACGAGGTCATCTACACCGGCCTGTTCCAGACACCCGAGACGGTCGCAGCCGCCGCGGTCGACGAAGACGTCGACGCCGTCGGCCTGTCGATGCTGTCGGGCGCACACATGACGCTCGCTCCCCTGGTGGTCGAGGCGATCCGGGCCCGGGGTGCCGACATCCCGGTCATCGTCGGCGGCATCGTCCCCGACAGCGATCTCGACGAGCTCGCCGCTGCCGGTGTGGGCACCGTGCTCACACCAGGGGCGACCGCCGACGAGATCGTCGCATCGGTCGGCCGCGCCCTGGCAGGAGCTCAGTGA
- a CDS encoding polysaccharide deacetylase family protein has translation MSERRRLPRRYLVVAAFVFVVAASERFGGPLTVDALRGAVSSGTEAAADQLRDRNARGEIHLTFDDGPTPGYTAEILELLDRYDAEAVFFPIGEQVEPNAALLERAVDDGHRLGNHTWAHDRLADLTAWDFDAAVGRTQIAVERATGTVPTCLRPPEGVIDDAAVDMAAAEGLTVEMWTVDPLDWQTDDPDAIARRVIDGAEDGAVVLLHDGGGGRDATVDALGTILRELGRDGYRFTVLPGC, from the coding sequence GTGAGCGAGCGCCGACGACTCCCCCGCCGCTACCTGGTCGTGGCTGCGTTCGTGTTCGTCGTCGCAGCCTCCGAGCGCTTCGGTGGGCCGTTGACGGTCGACGCCCTGCGCGGGGCGGTGTCGAGCGGCACGGAGGCGGCGGCCGACCAGCTGCGCGACCGGAACGCCCGCGGCGAGATCCATCTCACGTTCGACGACGGACCGACACCCGGCTACACCGCCGAGATCCTGGAACTGCTCGACCGGTACGACGCCGAGGCGGTGTTCTTCCCCATCGGCGAACAAGTCGAACCGAACGCCGCTCTGCTCGAGCGGGCCGTCGACGACGGTCACCGACTCGGCAACCACACCTGGGCGCACGACCGACTCGCCGACCTGACGGCTTGGGACTTCGACGCGGCCGTCGGACGCACCCAGATCGCCGTCGAACGTGCGACCGGGACCGTACCGACGTGTTTGCGCCCGCCGGAGGGCGTCATCGACGACGCTGCCGTCGACATGGCGGCAGCGGAGGGCCTCACCGTCGAGATGTGGACCGTCGACCCACTCGACTGGCAGACCGACGACCCGGATGCGATCGCCCGTCGCGTCATCGACGGAGCGGAGGACGGCGCCGTCGTGTTGCTCCACGACGGGGGCGGCGGCCGCGACGCCACCGTCGACGCACTCGGGACGATCCTGCGCGAACTGGGTCGCGACGGCTACCGGTTCACCGTGCTCCCCGGTTGCTGA
- a CDS encoding crotonase/enoyl-CoA hydratase family protein, producing the protein MISYDLSDGVATITMDDGRANALSPAMQEAINETLDRATADDAAVVLAGRDGRFSAGFDLSVMSEGGQAVVDMVIGGFDLSLRLLEWPRPVVAACTGHAMAMGAFLLLSCDERVGADGPFKIAANEVSIGMTMPHTAVALMRMRLTPPAFQRSAILSETFDPQSAVTAGYLDRIVAPDQVLAEAQARAAQFLALDARAHRDTKGRVRAPGLDAMRAARDTDRAELTALFA; encoded by the coding sequence ATGATCTCGTACGACCTGAGCGACGGCGTCGCCACCATCACGATGGACGACGGGCGCGCCAATGCACTCTCGCCGGCCATGCAGGAGGCGATCAACGAGACGCTCGACCGGGCGACGGCCGACGACGCGGCCGTCGTCCTGGCCGGCCGTGACGGTCGGTTCTCGGCCGGCTTCGATCTGTCGGTCATGTCGGAGGGCGGCCAGGCGGTGGTCGACATGGTCATCGGCGGGTTCGACCTGTCGTTGCGACTCCTCGAGTGGCCCCGGCCGGTGGTCGCCGCCTGCACCGGCCACGCGATGGCGATGGGTGCCTTCCTGCTCCTGTCGTGCGACGAGCGGGTCGGCGCCGACGGCCCGTTCAAGATCGCCGCGAACGAGGTGTCGATCGGGATGACGATGCCCCACACGGCCGTGGCGCTGATGCGGATGCGGCTGACGCCGCCGGCGTTCCAACGCTCGGCGATCCTGTCGGAGACCTTCGATCCGCAGAGCGCCGTGACCGCGGGCTACCTCGATCGGATCGTGGCGCCCGACCAGGTCCTGGCCGAGGCACAGGCGCGAGCAGCACAGTTCCTCGCGCTCGACGCCCGCGCACATCGCGACACGAAGGGCCGAGTGCGAGCACCGGGCCTCGACGCGATGCGGGCCGCCCGTGACACCGACCGTGCCGAACTGACGGCCCTGTTCGCCTGA
- a CDS encoding ExeM/NucH family extracellular endonuclease → MRLAARLGSAAAALGLLASGIVLTSSPAAAVVAVPDVVINEIRIDQSGDDDDEYVELAGTADTSLDGYTYLVIGDGAGGSGTIENVTALDGNSLGTDGLFVAAESTFSLATADATVDLNFENSDNVTHLLVTGFSGADGDDLDTNDDGTFDSTPWTAIVDSVALSENVPAEDLVYSTTIVGPDGTFVPGHTYRCGGVWEIGAFTPVGTDDTPGAANDCDLPSPADLLLTEIVVTPTEGEMIEIFNAGSGSVDLSDVYLTDATFAGGGTYYYNIVTGSNAGGGGFSDFHARFPDGAMIAAGEYQTVAMTGSADFLATYGVAPTYELFEDDAAADAVPDMREATAGSINDQGGLTNGGEVVVLYTWDGASDLVQDIDYAIWGDTAEAVDKTGVSIDGPDADTDTSTYLADTALASQALIADGPHATGVTWQRDDLSEGTETQTGGNGAAGSDEMSENLATTWCTGDPTPNAATACAVVPSSVVINEIHADPEATILGDANGDGVRSSDNDEFVEIVNTGTEPVDISGWTISDAVGVRHTFGAGTTLPADCAAVVFGGGTPTGPFGGSLVQTASSGTIGLNNGGDSVTLNDSSSGLVATVAYGAEGGNDESLTRDPDLTGAFVGHATATGSGGALFSPGTSIDGAAFGTDCVPEVAEVFIHEVQGSGPSVAITAPVIVEGIVTGLIEDDDVVEGFFVQEEDADADADSATSEGIYVFCNIYCPDPLAVGDLVSVNGTPEEFFGMSQLDAVDAGDVSIVSSGNPLPTAAAVTLPAAGSYLDEATFESLEGMLVTYPDTLAVSEYFQLGRFGQLVLTADARPFQFTHDNPPDVAEYAAFQDSLATRRVILDDDNNDQNDIIVGPDADEPYAYPQGGLSTTNRFRGGETITGLTGVMHWSFPGSGDNTWRLRPVDGVDYSFTPANPRTATPDDVGGDVIVASFNVLNYFANVDAGSDICGPSANMECRGADSEAERVRQLDKIAAAMAEMDADVIGIIEVENDTGAATQQIVDAVNAIVGAGTYDFVDTGFIGTDAIKVGLIYRTTTMTPTGDYAILDSSVDPDFIDDKNRPALIQTFTQTSTGEAFTVAVNHLKSKGSACAGDPDLGDGQGNCNVTRTDAALALADYLATDPTDSGDPDVLIIGDLNAYAKEDPITGLANAGYTNLLEAEFGSDIYSYVFDGQLGYLDHALANNSLRPSVTGATVWNINADEPVEFDYNDAVLDGSEQSFERESSALTTYAADPYRSSDHDPVLVGLALTDPPTVDLALDAGQDDPTNKSPIVLTASFDQEVTGLDSDDVVLGGAAAPSTAAVTDLGGGDFEIAVSGMTGSGDVVVSIRDEAAENAGGQASGASNEVSVDYDITPPTLTVPDGVSAPADDGEAGATVTFVVTADDPEIPTGALTEAMLDSSAIVCSPASGSVFPIGDTTVECTATDAAGNVAADSFIVTVVDDQDPVITEPAEPTVVVESDGPTTVEYDLPAVSDNSDDVEIVCDPASGSTFPVGTTTVTCTATDGSGNTTTTTFDIVVQSNSVTPTTTVPVPSTVAPELPATGSSPHTAVRWAMVLLAAGAALVLVTVRRRTSTTA, encoded by the coding sequence ATGCGCCTCGCCGCCCGCCTCGGCTCTGCTGCCGCCGCCCTCGGTCTGCTCGCCTCCGGCATCGTCTTGACGTCGTCGCCCGCAGCTGCCGTCGTCGCCGTGCCGGACGTCGTCATCAACGAGATCAGGATCGATCAGTCCGGCGACGACGACGACGAGTACGTCGAACTCGCCGGCACGGCGGACACCTCGCTCGACGGCTACACGTACCTGGTCATCGGCGACGGCGCCGGTGGGTCCGGCACGATCGAGAACGTGACTGCCCTCGACGGCAACAGCCTCGGCACGGATGGCCTGTTCGTCGCAGCGGAGTCGACGTTCTCGCTGGCGACGGCCGATGCGACGGTCGATCTGAACTTCGAGAACAGCGACAACGTGACGCATCTCCTCGTCACGGGCTTCAGCGGCGCCGACGGCGACGACCTCGACACGAACGACGACGGAACGTTCGACTCGACCCCGTGGACCGCGATCGTCGACTCGGTCGCACTGAGCGAGAACGTCCCGGCCGAGGATCTCGTCTACTCGACCACGATCGTCGGCCCGGACGGCACCTTCGTGCCCGGGCACACCTACCGCTGCGGTGGCGTCTGGGAGATCGGCGCCTTCACGCCGGTCGGCACCGACGACACGCCGGGCGCAGCGAACGACTGCGACCTACCGTCACCCGCCGACCTGCTGCTCACCGAGATCGTCGTGACCCCGACCGAGGGCGAGATGATCGAGATCTTCAATGCCGGATCCGGTTCGGTCGATCTGAGCGACGTCTACCTGACCGACGCGACCTTCGCTGGAGGCGGCACGTACTACTACAACATCGTGACCGGCTCGAACGCCGGTGGCGGCGGCTTCTCCGACTTCCACGCCCGCTTCCCCGACGGCGCGATGATCGCCGCCGGCGAGTACCAGACCGTCGCGATGACCGGCTCGGCCGACTTCCTGGCCACCTACGGCGTCGCCCCGACGTACGAACTGTTCGAAGACGATGCTGCCGCCGACGCGGTGCCCGACATGCGTGAGGCGACCGCCGGGTCGATCAACGACCAGGGCGGGCTGACCAATGGCGGCGAAGTGGTCGTGCTCTACACGTGGGACGGCGCGTCCGACCTGGTGCAGGACATCGACTACGCGATCTGGGGCGACACCGCCGAGGCGGTCGACAAGACCGGCGTCTCGATCGACGGTCCCGATGCCGACACCGACACCTCCACGTACCTCGCCGACACCGCCCTCGCATCGCAGGCGCTGATCGCCGACGGTCCGCATGCCACGGGCGTCACCTGGCAGCGTGACGACCTGAGCGAAGGCACCGAGACCCAGACGGGCGGCAACGGCGCCGCCGGGAGCGACGAGATGTCGGAGAACCTCGCCACCACGTGGTGCACGGGCGATCCGACCCCGAACGCCGCGACCGCGTGTGCCGTCGTCCCGTCCAGCGTGGTGATCAACGAGATCCACGCCGACCCCGAGGCGACGATCCTCGGCGACGCGAACGGTGACGGAGTGCGCAGCTCGGACAACGACGAGTTCGTCGAGATCGTGAACACGGGCACCGAGCCGGTCGACATCTCCGGCTGGACGATCAGCGACGCCGTCGGCGTACGCCACACGTTCGGTGCGGGCACGACGCTGCCGGCCGACTGCGCCGCGGTCGTGTTCGGTGGCGGCACGCCGACCGGGCCGTTCGGCGGCAGCCTGGTCCAGACGGCCTCGAGTGGCACGATCGGCCTCAACAACGGCGGCGACTCCGTCACATTGAACGACAGCTCGTCCGGCCTCGTGGCCACCGTCGCCTACGGCGCTGAGGGCGGCAACGACGAGTCGTTGACCAGAGACCCGGACCTCACCGGTGCCTTCGTCGGTCACGCAACCGCGACCGGCTCCGGAGGCGCACTGTTCTCGCCGGGCACCAGCATCGACGGCGCAGCGTTCGGCACCGACTGCGTCCCCGAAGTCGCCGAGGTCTTCATCCACGAGGTGCAGGGTTCCGGTCCGAGCGTCGCGATCACCGCTCCGGTCATCGTCGAGGGCATCGTCACCGGCCTCATCGAGGACGACGACGTCGTCGAAGGCTTCTTCGTCCAGGAGGAAGACGCCGACGCCGACGCCGACTCGGCCACGTCCGAGGGCATCTACGTGTTCTGCAACATCTACTGCCCGGACCCACTGGCGGTCGGTGACCTCGTCTCCGTGAACGGAACCCCGGAGGAGTTCTTCGGGATGAGCCAGCTCGACGCTGTCGATGCAGGCGACGTCTCGATCGTGAGCTCCGGCAACCCGCTGCCGACCGCCGCCGCGGTCACCCTCCCCGCAGCCGGGAGCTATCTCGACGAGGCGACGTTCGAGTCGCTCGAAGGCATGCTCGTGACGTACCCGGACACCCTCGCGGTCAGCGAATACTTCCAGCTCGGCCGCTTCGGTCAGCTGGTCCTGACCGCCGACGCCCGGCCCTTCCAGTTCACCCACGACAACCCGCCCGACGTCGCCGAGTACGCGGCGTTCCAGGACTCGCTGGCCACCCGCCGGGTGATCCTCGACGACGACAACAACGACCAGAACGACATCATCGTCGGCCCCGACGCCGACGAGCCCTACGCCTACCCGCAAGGCGGGTTGAGCACGACGAACCGGTTCCGTGGTGGCGAGACCATCACCGGCCTGACCGGTGTCATGCACTGGTCGTTCCCCGGTTCCGGCGACAACACGTGGCGTCTGCGTCCCGTCGACGGTGTCGACTACTCCTTTACTCCGGCCAACCCGCGCACGGCGACCCCCGACGACGTGGGTGGCGACGTGATCGTTGCCTCGTTCAACGTCCTCAACTACTTCGCCAACGTCGACGCCGGCAGCGACATCTGCGGCCCGTCGGCCAACATGGAGTGCCGCGGCGCCGACTCCGAGGCCGAGCGGGTTCGCCAGCTCGACAAGATCGCCGCCGCGATGGCGGAGATGGATGCGGACGTGATCGGCATCATCGAGGTCGAGAACGACACCGGTGCGGCCACGCAACAGATCGTCGACGCCGTGAACGCGATCGTCGGTGCCGGCACCTACGACTTCGTCGACACCGGCTTCATCGGGACCGACGCCATCAAGGTCGGTCTGATCTATCGCACCACCACGATGACGCCGACCGGCGACTACGCCATCCTCGACAGCAGCGTCGACCCCGACTTCATCGACGACAAGAACCGTCCGGCCCTCATCCAGACGTTCACGCAGACGTCGACGGGCGAGGCGTTCACGGTCGCCGTCAACCACCTCAAGTCGAAGGGATCGGCCTGCGCCGGCGACCCCGACCTCGGTGACGGTCAGGGCAACTGCAACGTCACCCGCACCGATGCGGCGCTGGCGCTCGCCGATTACCTGGCGACCGACCCGACCGACAGCGGCGACCCCGACGTACTCATCATCGGCGACCTCAACGCGTACGCGAAGGAAGACCCGATCACCGGGCTCGCGAACGCCGGCTACACCAATCTGCTCGAAGCCGAGTTCGGTTCCGACATCTACAGCTACGTGTTCGACGGCCAGCTCGGCTACCTCGACCACGCCTTGGCGAACAACAGCCTGCGGCCGTCGGTCACCGGTGCGACGGTGTGGAACATCAACGCCGACGAACCCGTCGAGTTCGACTACAACGATGCGGTCCTCGACGGTTCCGAGCAGTCGTTCGAGCGTGAATCGTCGGCCCTCACCACCTACGCCGCCGACCCGTACCGGTCGTCCGACCACGACCCCGTGCTCGTCGGGCTCGCCCTGACCGACCCGCCGACCGTCGACCTGGCGCTCGACGCGGGCCAGGACGATCCGACGAACAAGTCGCCGATCGTCCTGACGGCCTCGTTCGACCAGGAGGTCACCGGCCTCGACTCCGACGATGTCGTCCTCGGCGGTGCTGCCGCACCATCGACTGCGGCCGTCACCGATCTCGGTGGCGGCGACTTCGAGATCGCCGTGTCGGGGATGACCGGCAGCGGTGACGTGGTCGTCTCGATCCGCGACGAAGCAGCCGAGAACGCCGGTGGCCAGGCGAGCGGTGCGTCGAACGAGGTGTCGGTCGACTACGACATCACGCCCCCGACGCTCACCGTTCCCGACGGTGTCTCGGCGCCCGCCGACGACGGCGAGGCCGGTGCCACAGTCACCTTCGTCGTCACCGCCGACGATCCGGAGATCCCGACGGGCGCGCTGACCGAAGCGATGCTCGACTCGTCGGCGATCGTCTGCTCGCCGGCCTCGGGGAGCGTCTTCCCGATCGGCGACACCACCGTCGAGTGCACGGCCACCGACGCTGCCGGCAACGTCGCAGCCGACTCGTTCATCGTCACGGTCGTCGACGACCAGGATCCGGTCATCACCGAGCCGGCCGAACCGACGGTCGTCGTCGAGAGCGACGGACCGACCACGGTCGAGTACGACCTCCCGGCCGTCTCCGACAACTCCGACGACGTGGAGATCGTCTGCGATCCGGCCTCGGGGAGCACCTTCCCGGTCGGTACCACGACGGTGACCTGCACGGCGACCGACGGCAGTGGCAACACGACGACCACGACGTTCGACATCGTCGTCCAGTCGAACTCGGTGACGCCGACGACGACCGTCCCGGTGCCGTCGACCGTCGCTCCGGAGCTCCCGGCCACGGGTTCGAGCCCGCACACCGCAGTGCGATGGGCGATGGTGCTGCTGGCGGCCGGCGCGGCCCTCGTGCTGGTCACCGTGCGCCGTCGGACCTCCACGACAGCATGA